The Octadecabacter arcticus 238 genome contains a region encoding:
- a CDS encoding P-II family nitrogen regulator: protein MKTHQAKRVVITIEAIMQNRLTDTMEAAGVTGYSILPVLGGSGRSGSWSREGQIGRANGMVQVICIIKPERLDDLLDAAFKVVDKHIGVVTISDVEVLRAERF from the coding sequence ATGAAAACACATCAAGCAAAACGCGTTGTCATCACAATTGAGGCGATCATGCAAAACCGCCTGACGGACACGATGGAAGCCGCAGGCGTCACCGGATATTCGATCCTGCCGGTTCTGGGTGGATCGGGTCGGTCAGGTTCTTGGTCGCGTGAAGGGCAGATCGGACGCGCAAACGGAATGGTTCAGGTCATTTGCATCATCAAGCCCGAACGCTTGGACGACTTGCTGGATGCCGCATTCAAGGTTGTCGACAAACACATCGGTGTCGTCACAATCAGCGATGTTGAGGTTTTACGCGCAGAGCGATTCTAA
- a CDS encoding aspartate-semialdehyde dehydrogenase, producing the protein MGYRIVIAGATGNVGREMLNILAERQFPADEVVALASRRSLGTEVSFGDKTLKTQDLDTFDFTGYDIAFFAVGSDATKKYAPIAAKQGCVVIDNSSLYRYDPDVPLVVPEVNPEAVDGYAKKNIIANPNCSTAQMVVALKPLHDRAKIKRVVVSTYQSVSGSGKDAIDELWDQTKSIYNPTDSKPPKVFTKQIAFNVIPHIDVFMDSGDTKEEWKMVAETKKIIDKSIKVTATCVRVPVFVGHSESINIEFEDFLDEDEARDILREAPGVMVIDKREDGGYVTPVECVGDFATFVSRIRQDSTIDNGLNMWVVSDNLRKGAALNAVQIAETLGNRCLKKG; encoded by the coding sequence ATGGGCTATAGAATCGTCATTGCGGGCGCCACAGGTAACGTGGGCCGCGAAATGCTCAACATTCTGGCAGAACGCCAGTTTCCAGCGGATGAGGTTGTCGCGCTGGCATCCCGCAGATCGCTCGGAACGGAAGTGAGCTTTGGCGACAAGACGTTGAAAACCCAGGACTTGGATACCTTCGATTTTACGGGCTACGACATCGCGTTCTTTGCAGTCGGGTCTGACGCGACAAAGAAATACGCGCCTATCGCGGCCAAGCAGGGCTGTGTCGTCATTGATAACTCGTCGCTGTATCGCTATGATCCAGACGTGCCGCTGGTTGTGCCAGAAGTGAATCCCGAAGCCGTCGATGGCTACGCTAAGAAAAACATCATTGCGAACCCGAACTGTTCGACCGCACAGATGGTGGTGGCGCTGAAGCCTTTGCATGACCGCGCCAAGATCAAGCGCGTCGTCGTCAGCACATACCAATCCGTGTCCGGTTCGGGCAAAGACGCGATCGACGAACTGTGGGATCAGACCAAATCAATCTACAACCCGACCGACTCCAAGCCACCAAAGGTCTTTACCAAACAGATTGCGTTCAACGTTATCCCGCACATCGACGTCTTCATGGATTCAGGCGACACCAAAGAAGAATGGAAGATGGTCGCGGAAACTAAAAAGATCATCGACAAATCTATCAAGGTCACAGCGACCTGCGTGCGCGTGCCTGTGTTCGTCGGCCATTCGGAATCGATTAATATCGAATTTGAGGATTTCCTCGACGAAGACGAAGCCCGCGATATCCTGCGCGAAGCACCGGGCGTTATGGTCATCGATAAGCGCGAAGATGGCGGTTATGTCACGCCCGTCGAATGCGTCGGTGATTTCGCCACGTTCGTTAGCCGCATCCGTCAGGACAGCACAATCGACAACGGTCTGAACATGTGGGTCGTGTCTGACAACCTGCGCAAAGGTGCAGCACTTAACGCTGTGCAGATCGCGGAAACCCTTGGCAACCGGTGTCTGAAAAAAGGTTAG